The genomic window atgGCTGATACACTACAGCATggggcatatctgtacagttcccccactcccagcgacttgccacagatgctgcccgggcagggggagaagtctAATACAGGCATTCTCACGTTCAGTACGGACCATGAAATGCCTGTAAGTGGCTGCAGGTTCTAAAGATGTGACTGTTTTCTAGATCTATATCACCTGTTCTCTGAGAGCTGCTGCCATTGACCAGACCCCTGACCCATTGAACAAGGCCTGCTCCTACAAGGCCTCCAGCAGGTAGGAACCTGTATGACTGGCTGAATATCCAGAATGAGAAACTACATAATGGTGGTGACTTAAGAATTGTCTGAATCTCTTCTAGCTGGTCACCTGTAGAAGGccctagtgggatctgccagtgctGTGCCACTGGGAACTGTGCTGTTCCTACAGGCCCCAGATCGGCATGGGGCTCGTACCTTGGGAGGCCGAGAGGACTTGGGAAGAGAGATGTTGGTGAGTAATgcagttgtcccccccccccccccccccccccaattgcccAATGCATGGATAGAGGGTTCTTTAAGGTTAACTTTTACATGGTGTTCAATACCTATAAAGTATCTGAAATGGGAGGTCATGGTGAGTCTTGGTTTTGTAACAAATTTGAGTTTTAATCTGACATCTGTTTCTTCTGACAGGTTCTCAGGTGGAGGAACACGGCCTGGCCACACTGGGTCCTCTTCTAGTGACTGGAGCTAAGCCTAaccaggggtccagagcaggaacCGCCCAAGCTTCCAGGATGGGTGCAGGCCAGGAACCTCTCCAGCTGTGGGTGCTGGTGGCCATCGGCTCTGTCTCTACAGTGGTTGTCGCTGTTGCTCTTACTGTGGTGGTAAAATGTCTTCTGAGAAGGATTACTGCTAAAGAATCTGTGTAGAAATAAACACATTTTGATATATCCTCGTGTTAATGGCTCTTGAAGTAACGTTTACTTGGATGGGTTTGGGGAATAGAAAGTGTCCTTGATAGGGATGACTGTGTCAAAGCTCTTACTGTACATAAGCACAATTTTCCGCATGTCTGGTCTGCTGTGACCGGCTAGCTACGTAGGctagggggggggtggggtggggctaCGTACAGtcattacagtgtgtgtgtggggtacaACTCTATTAGACTTCCGCAGTTGTGGATGAGTCGGGATCTGAACACCATACAGATAGCTCTGTGGGGTCTTGTCACTCAAAGGGTTGTAGTCCACATACTTGGACTTAAAGCCTATGACAATCATCAGATTCTGTTACCACTGCTGCATGTCTATAGAAAGTGTACACAATATGGCCACACGACTCTGCAACTAAGAAATTTAGACTTTCCTACTTAATACCTACTGGGGGGAAGTGGGCTGTAGGGGAATGACTGTGCATAAAGTGACTTTAGGGCTCTG from Dendropsophus ebraccatus isolate aDenEbr1 chromosome 1, aDenEbr1.pat, whole genome shotgun sequence includes these protein-coding regions:
- the LOC138785163 gene encoding zona pellucida sperm-binding protein 3-like; this translates as MVHGIPLSGYSIHGNVSSKAIKPTWIPFSSTVTSEERLAFSLRLMTADWSAPSQSLVFQLGDMFYIEASLDTQNHAPMILFVDSCVATITPDVTSTPRYEIISNNGCLMDGMQEDSSSVFVSPRSQADTLRFIVDAFRFTDSAVSLIYITCSLRAAAIDQTPDPLNKACSYKASSSWSPVEGPSGICQCCATGNCAVPTGPRSAWGSYLGRPRGLGKRDVGSQVEEHGLATLGPLLVTGAKPNQGSRAGTAQASRMGAGQEPLQLWVLVAIGSVSTVVVAVALTVVVKCLLRRITAKESV